In Hwangdonia lutea, a single window of DNA contains:
- the gmk gene encoding guanylate kinase codes for MVQNKKNKGKLIVFSAPSGSGKTTIVRHLLGIKDLNLEFSVSATSRTKRGTEIDTKDYYFLSAKEFKNKIKNDEFLEWEEVYRDNFYGTLKTEVERIWAKGKHVIFDIDVSGGLRIKRKFPDETLAVFVKPPSIDELKIRLKKRKTESDDKINMRIAKASAELATAPLFDVIIENDNLENALKEAETLISDFVSQ; via the coding sequence TTGGTTCAAAACAAAAAAAACAAAGGTAAACTCATCGTATTTTCGGCGCCATCGGGCTCTGGTAAAACAACCATTGTAAGGCACTTATTGGGGATTAAAGACCTAAATTTGGAATTCTCGGTATCGGCAACGTCGCGAACCAAACGCGGTACGGAAATCGACACCAAAGACTATTATTTTTTATCCGCCAAAGAATTTAAAAACAAAATTAAAAACGACGAGTTTTTAGAGTGGGAAGAAGTGTATCGCGATAATTTTTACGGCACTTTAAAAACTGAGGTTGAGCGTATTTGGGCCAAAGGGAAACACGTTATATTCGATATCGATGTTTCGGGTGGATTGCGTATAAAACGCAAATTCCCCGATGAAACCTTGGCCGTTTTTGTAAAGCCGCCAAGTATCGATGAGCTTAAAATCAGATTAAAAAAACGCAAAACCGAAAGCGACGATAAAATAAATATGCGCATCGCAAAGGCTTCGGCAGAATTGGCTACGGCGCCTCTGTTTGATGTGATTATTGAAAACGATAATTTGGAAAATGCACTTAAAGAAGCCGAGACTTTAATAAGTGATTTTGTGTCCCAATAG
- the nadD gene encoding nicotinate (nicotinamide) nucleotide adenylyltransferase: MKIGLYFGSFNPIHIGHLVIANHLVEHSDLDQIWFVVTPHNPFKKKSSLLDNYQRLEMVYRATKDYPKLQPSDIEFNLPQPNYTINTLVYLQEKHPDYKFSLIMGEDNLKSFHKWKNYELILENHHIYVYPRLSKGHVETQFDNHKKIHHIDAPIMELSSTFIRSAIKAGKNIQPMLPQHVWEYLDEMNFYK; the protein is encoded by the coding sequence ATGAAAATCGGCTTATATTTTGGTTCTTTTAACCCCATACACATTGGGCATTTGGTGATTGCAAACCATTTGGTAGAGCATAGCGATTTGGATCAAATATGGTTTGTGGTGACACCCCACAATCCGTTTAAAAAAAAGAGTAGCCTATTAGATAATTACCAACGTTTGGAAATGGTTTATCGCGCCACCAAAGACTATCCAAAACTGCAACCCAGCGATATAGAATTTAACTTGCCACAACCTAATTACACTATAAATACGCTGGTTTATTTACAAGAAAAACACCCAGATTATAAGTTTTCGCTAATTATGGGCGAAGACAATTTAAAGAGTTTCCACAAGTGGAAAAACTACGAATTGATACTCGAAAACCATCATATTTACGTGTACCCAAGACTTTCAAAAGGGCATGTTGAAACACAGTTCGATAATCATAAAAAAATACATCATATCGATGCGCCCATAATGGAACTCTCGTCTACCTTTATTCGCAGTGCCATTAAAGCGGGCAAAAACATTCAACCTATGTTGCCACAACATGTTTGGGAATATTTGGATGAAATGAATTTTTATAAATAA
- a CDS encoding lysophospholipid acyltransferase family protein, translated as MLKLLSYPLTVIYLVFFLLTLLVFHPIQWFCFNVFGYQAHKKSVDCLQFCLMRCINILGTRFSFNNPHYIDTNQPLIIVANHQSMYDISPIMWYMRKHHPKFISKIELGKGIPSVSYNLRHGGSVLIDRKNPRQSLPAIMKFGEYIEKNKRAAVIFPEGTRSKNGEPKPFQTKGLEILFKKIPSAMVVPISINNSWKTLRYGKFPMGLGTHITFTVHKPIKVSTFTDKQALIHSVETTIKEHIHP; from the coding sequence ATGCTTAAACTCTTATCATACCCTTTAACGGTTATTTATTTAGTCTTTTTTTTATTGACGTTACTGGTGTTCCATCCCATACAATGGTTTTGTTTTAATGTTTTTGGATACCAAGCGCATAAAAAAAGTGTTGATTGTTTACAATTTTGTCTTATGCGCTGCATAAATATTTTAGGCACGCGTTTTAGCTTTAATAATCCACATTATATTGATACCAATCAGCCTTTAATCATTGTAGCAAACCACCAAAGTATGTACGATATATCGCCCATTATGTGGTACATGCGAAAACACCATCCTAAGTTTATAAGTAAAATAGAATTGGGGAAAGGCATACCCAGTGTGTCGTATAATTTGCGCCATGGTGGGTCGGTTTTAATCGATAGAAAGAACCCGCGCCAATCTTTACCCGCCATCATGAAATTTGGCGAGTATATTGAAAAAAACAAACGTGCTGCCGTTATTTTCCCCGAAGGTACACGCAGTAAAAACGGCGAACCAAAACCATTTCAGACCAAAGGATTGGAAATACTATTTAAAAAAATACCATCGGCCATGGTGGTTCCTATTTCCATAAATAACTCCTGGAAAACCTTGCGCTACGGTAAATTTCCTATGGGATTAGGCACGCATATTACTTTTACCGTGCATAAGCCTATAAAAGTTAGTACCTTTACAGATAAGCAAGCGCTTATACATAGTGTTGAAACCACTATAAAAGAACATATTCACCCTTAA
- a CDS encoding acyl-ACP desaturase, which produces MSAKNVRLEVMQFLEKDVESLIEKYLIPIEKIWQPTDFLPNSEGNNFFEEVTEIRELSKELPYDFWVVLVGDMITEEALPTYESWLMDVEGVKQQDRENAWAKWVRHWTGEENRHGDVLNKYLYLSGRVNMREIEKTTQYLIADGFDIGTDRDPYKNFVYTSFQELATYVSHNRVAKLAKEKGNKQLAKMCKIISGDEMRHHHAYSEFVERIFKVDPSQMMLAFHYMMKQKITMPAHFLRESGDKISTAFEEFSNTAQRIGVYTSRDYVDILQKLIDRWEIDKITNLTDEAEKARDYLMKLPNRMLRLADRIKIPENSYEFKWVEPAVAK; this is translated from the coding sequence ATGTCTGCGAAAAATGTGAGATTAGAGGTAATGCAGTTTTTAGAAAAAGACGTAGAATCTCTAATAGAAAAATACCTGATTCCAATAGAAAAAATATGGCAACCCACAGATTTTTTACCAAACTCTGAGGGGAACAATTTTTTTGAGGAAGTTACAGAAATACGAGAATTGTCAAAAGAATTACCCTATGATTTTTGGGTGGTTTTAGTAGGCGATATGATTACCGAAGAAGCCTTACCAACCTACGAATCGTGGCTCATGGATGTTGAAGGTGTTAAACAACAAGATAGAGAAAACGCTTGGGCAAAATGGGTACGCCATTGGACCGGTGAAGAAAACCGCCACGGCGATGTGCTTAACAAATACCTGTACCTTTCAGGAAGGGTAAACATGCGCGAAATTGAAAAAACCACACAGTATTTAATTGCCGATGGTTTTGATATTGGCACCGATAGAGACCCATATAAAAACTTTGTTTATACCAGTTTTCAGGAGTTGGCCACTTATGTGTCGCACAACCGTGTGGCAAAACTCGCCAAAGAAAAAGGGAATAAGCAATTGGCTAAAATGTGTAAGATTATTTCGGGCGACGAGATGCGTCACCACCATGCGTATTCTGAATTTGTGGAGCGTATTTTTAAAGTCGATCCCAGCCAAATGATGCTAGCATTTCATTATATGATGAAACAAAAAATTACGATGCCCGCGCATTTTTTAAGAGAATCGGGAGATAAAATAAGTACCGCTTTCGAAGAGTTTTCAAATACCGCGCAACGTATTGGCGTGTACACCTCAAGAGATTATGTTGATATTTTGCAAAAACTAATCGATCGCTGGGAAATCGATAAAATCACCAACCTCACCGACGAAGCCGAAAAAGCCAGGGATTACCTCATGAAACTCCCAAACAGAATGCTACGTTTAGCCGACCGCATTAAAATCCCTGAAAATTCTTATGAGTTTAAATGGGTGGAGCCTGCGGTTGCTAAATAG
- a CDS encoding HD domain-containing protein codes for MYNSEELINKTKTFVKEALADAEGGHDWFHTERVHKNALLISKSENVDVFIVQLAALLHDIADSKFNDGDDTIGPKIAREFLFKHNVDSAIIEHVVNIIENVSFNKSLEKGQKFKSIELEVVQDADRLDAIGAIGIARCFNYGGFKNRALYNPDIPPNLNMSKAEYKTSNAPTINHFYEKLLLLKDQMNTQTGREIAQKRHDYMLDFLNQFYAEWEGKI; via the coding sequence ATGTATAATTCCGAAGAACTCATAAACAAAACCAAAACTTTCGTAAAAGAAGCACTCGCTGATGCTGAAGGCGGACACGATTGGTTCCATACTGAGCGTGTTCATAAAAATGCATTGCTCATTTCCAAAAGTGAAAATGTTGATGTGTTTATTGTGCAATTGGCGGCGTTGCTTCACGATATTGCCGATAGTAAATTTAATGATGGCGACGATACCATTGGCCCCAAAATAGCACGTGAGTTTTTGTTTAAACACAACGTAGATTCCGCAATTATCGAACATGTTGTAAACATTATTGAAAATGTATCCTTTAACAAATCGCTTGAAAAAGGACAAAAATTCAAATCGATAGAATTGGAAGTCGTGCAAGACGCCGACCGGCTCGATGCCATTGGTGCCATTGGCATTGCCCGTTGTTTTAATTACGGCGGTTTTAAAAACAGGGCGCTTTATAACCCAGATATTCCACCGAATCTCAATATGAGCAAAGCGGAATATAAAACGTCAAATGCCCCAACCATCAATCATTTTTACGAAAAATTATTGCTGTTAAAAGACCAAATGAATACCCAAACCGGGAGGGAAATCGCCCAAAAAAGGCACGATTACATGCTTGATTTTCTCAATCAGTTCTATGCTGAATGGGAGGGTAAAATTTAA
- a CDS encoding CIA30 family protein: protein MKTVFILMALLSSASGIVFNFGTQHNTEKWRIVNDGVMGGVSTSSLTENDNAILFKGETSLDNNGGFASIRTLIEKGRLKDCKTMTIRFKSSSTHRTFGLSLKTSQRYYIPYHKFTFTPKSTDWEELKINITEFKHYRISEIIGENMPLEVLKEVFNIALIVSDGKAGDFNIEIDYIKFE, encoded by the coding sequence ATGAAAACAGTATTTATACTTATGGCACTTCTTTCCTCCGCTTCGGGCATTGTTTTTAATTTTGGCACACAACATAACACTGAAAAATGGCGCATTGTTAACGATGGGGTTATGGGTGGCGTATCAACATCAAGTTTAACCGAGAATGATAACGCGATACTTTTTAAGGGAGAAACATCATTGGATAATAATGGTGGTTTTGCTAGTATCCGTACGCTTATTGAAAAAGGTCGTTTAAAAGACTGTAAAACCATGACGATACGCTTTAAAAGCTCGAGCACTCACAGAACGTTTGGGTTGTCGCTTAAAACGTCGCAACGTTACTACATACCTTATCATAAATTTACGTTTACCCCAAAATCAACCGATTGGGAAGAATTAAAAATTAATATTACGGAATTTAAACATTACCGAATTTCAGAAATAATAGGCGAAAACATGCCGTTAGAAGTATTAAAGGAAGTCTTTAATATTGCTTTGATTGTTAGCGACGGTAAAGCTGGAGATTTTAATATCGAAATTGATTATATAAAGTTTGAGTAG
- a CDS encoding PA0069 family radical SAM protein: MNPKSTIKGRGAQLNVSNRFFELSHDIRDDFLEYCQKEGETSDKNKTLYLEVFPKTIVNKVESPDIGMAYSMNPYQGCEHGCVYCYARNSHEFWGYSAGLDFERRIMVKKDAPKLLEALIKKKSWKAHPIVLSGNTDCYQPAEKQFEITRQCLQFFLKYKHPVAIITKNALILRDLDILKALATDNLIGVNLSITSLNEDTRRLLEPRTASIKKRLETVKTLSENGIPVNVMLAPIIPSINSHEILPLAKAASDNGALGIAHTIVRLNGAIGEIFTDWIKKTMPDRADKVLHQIESCHGGNLNDSRYGTRMHGEGKIAEQINMLIRLARKKYFKNKTMPKLNCDLHESFKDGQLKLF, translated from the coding sequence ATGAATCCAAAATCTACCATAAAAGGGCGTGGTGCCCAACTAAACGTCTCCAATCGTTTTTTCGAATTGAGCCACGACATACGCGACGACTTTCTGGAGTATTGCCAAAAGGAAGGTGAAACCAGCGACAAAAACAAAACGCTGTATTTGGAGGTGTTCCCTAAAACCATTGTGAATAAAGTGGAAAGCCCCGATATTGGGATGGCCTACTCGATGAATCCATACCAAGGTTGCGAACACGGTTGCGTGTACTGCTACGCCCGAAATTCGCACGAGTTTTGGGGTTATAGCGCGGGTTTGGATTTTGAGCGCCGGATTATGGTAAAAAAGGACGCGCCAAAACTATTGGAAGCATTAATTAAAAAGAAAAGTTGGAAAGCCCACCCCATCGTATTGTCCGGAAATACCGATTGCTACCAACCCGCTGAAAAACAATTTGAAATTACCCGACAGTGTTTACAGTTTTTTTTAAAATACAAACACCCGGTGGCCATTATTACAAAAAACGCTTTGATTTTAAGGGATTTGGATATTTTAAAAGCATTGGCTACCGATAATCTCATTGGTGTAAACCTATCGATTACATCGCTGAATGAAGATACACGACGCCTTTTAGAACCTAGAACGGCCAGCATTAAAAAACGATTGGAAACGGTTAAAACCTTAAGCGAAAACGGGATTCCTGTTAACGTGATGTTGGCACCCATTATTCCCTCTATAAACAGCCACGAAATTTTACCACTGGCCAAAGCCGCATCGGACAACGGCGCCCTGGGCATCGCGCACACCATTGTAAGACTTAATGGCGCTATTGGCGAAATTTTTACCGATTGGATTAAAAAAACCATGCCCGATCGCGCCGATAAAGTATTGCACCAAATTGAAAGTTGCCACGGCGGCAATTTAAATGATAGCCGTTACGGGACACGCATGCACGGTGAAGGTAAAATTGCCGAACAAATAAATATGTTGATTCGTTTGGCGCGGAAAAAATATTTTAAAAACAAAACGATGCCCAAACTAAACTGCGATTTGCATGAATCATTTAAAGATGGTCAGTTAAAGTTGTTTTAA
- a CDS encoding helix-turn-helix domain-containing protein, whose translation MINNFLLKEFGKRIRYLRTQEKLSQEQLSYKTGFHRTYIGMIERGERNISLTNMAVFAKVFNLTIDELLKFKKATELLKHYKLKTED comes from the coding sequence ATGATAAATAACTTTCTCTTAAAAGAATTTGGCAAAAGAATTCGTTACTTAAGAACTCAAGAAAAATTGAGTCAAGAACAACTTTCTTATAAAACAGGATTTCACAGGACTTACATAGGAATGATAGAAAGAGGTGAAAGAAACATTTCACTTACCAATATGGCTGTTTTTGCAAAAGTGTTCAATTTGACAATTGATGAACTTCTAAAGTTTAAGAAAGCTACAGAATTACTTAAACACTATAAATTAAAAACAGAAGATTAA
- a CDS encoding enoyl-CoA hydratase/isomerase family protein: MNYNNILTAFNKGITTITINRPSKLNALNKATITELHEAFKQADTDKNTKVIIVTGSGEKAFVAGADISEFAHFDSKKGKKLAKKGQELLFDFVENLGTPTIAAINGFALGGGLELAMACHFRVASNNAKMGLPEVSLGVIPGYGGTQRLPQLIGKGRAMELIMTAGMIDANQALSYGLINHVTAPEELLTLCEKIAGKITRNSSVAISAAIKAINANYKDGTNGFDVEISEFGNCFDTQDFTEGTTAFLEKRKAEFVGE, translated from the coding sequence ATGAATTACAATAACATTTTAACCGCATTCAACAAGGGCATTACAACCATTACCATAAACCGCCCCAGTAAATTAAACGCTTTAAACAAAGCCACGATTACAGAATTGCACGAGGCTTTTAAACAGGCCGATACCGATAAAAACACCAAGGTTATTATTGTAACGGGCAGCGGCGAAAAGGCTTTTGTGGCGGGCGCCGATATATCGGAATTTGCGCATTTCGATTCTAAAAAAGGCAAGAAACTCGCCAAAAAAGGTCAGGAGTTATTGTTCGATTTTGTCGAAAATCTAGGCACACCAACCATTGCCGCTATTAACGGTTTTGCGCTTGGTGGCGGATTGGAATTGGCTATGGCCTGCCATTTTAGGGTAGCCAGCAACAATGCCAAAATGGGCTTGCCCGAAGTGTCCCTTGGGGTTATTCCAGGGTATGGCGGTACACAACGTTTGCCACAACTTATAGGCAAAGGGCGCGCCATGGAACTGATTATGACCGCAGGTATGATTGACGCCAATCAAGCCCTGAGCTACGGTTTGATAAACCACGTAACGGCACCCGAAGAATTATTGACGCTTTGCGAAAAAATTGCCGGTAAAATTACACGAAACTCCTCGGTGGCCATTAGCGCTGCCATTAAAGCCATTAACGCCAACTATAAAGACGGTACCAACGGTTTTGATGTTGAAATTTCGGAATTTGGAAACTGTTTTGATACCCAAGATTTTACCGAAGGGACTACGGCGTTTTTAGAGAAGCGGAAGGCGGAGTTTGTGGGGGAGTAG
- a CDS encoding sensor histidine kinase yields the protein MKLKKLSLRTRIFLTMILLVLLASILIAGVAIYQYREETKDYHKERLERKEQNIKTHISRVLKSRQNTWEVKTENIPLIFKEEIGNIAEIHRLQINLYDLEGTLLISSKANIQPSEKDKCIAAEILNNLSHTLEINSITNTPEHRFVDYHKENGETFQSLYTYINDRKSKPLAILNIPYLENDDFLTKELNEFLERIAYAYSFVLLMAIGVAFLLSKYITKSLKTISDKINTTRLEKRNEKIVIHDTSEEISTLVKSYNSMIDELEESAVQLAKSEREQAWREMAKQVAHEIKNPLTPMRLTVQNFQRKFNPQDENIDKKVDEYSKTLIQQIDTMSSIASAFSNFAKMPAQQNETLNVVKIIKLALDIFNEDYIHFQADDDEIVAKMDRTQLIRVVTNLVKNGIQSIPEDSENPSVVVRVTSQNDHINIVVSDNGKGISEENKTKVFEPKFTTKTSGMGLGLAMVKNIVETYNGSITFTSKKDKGTTFTVTFPKALHHELQ from the coding sequence ATGAAACTAAAAAAACTCTCCTTACGAACGCGCATTTTTTTAACCATGATTCTCTTGGTTTTATTGGCGTCTATTTTAATTGCTGGCGTTGCCATTTATCAGTATCGCGAAGAAACAAAAGACTACCACAAAGAGCGTTTGGAGCGTAAAGAGCAAAATATAAAAACGCATATCAGTAGGGTTTTAAAAAGCCGTCAAAATACCTGGGAAGTTAAAACCGAAAACATCCCATTAATCTTTAAGGAAGAAATTGGGAATATTGCCGAAATACACCGATTGCAAATCAATTTATACGATTTGGAAGGCACGCTTTTAATCTCATCAAAAGCCAATATTCAACCCAGTGAAAAAGACAAATGTATTGCCGCCGAAATTTTAAACAACCTATCGCATACCCTGGAAATAAACAGTATTACCAATACGCCAGAACATCGGTTTGTAGATTATCACAAAGAAAACGGGGAAACTTTTCAATCTTTATACACTTATATTAACGATAGAAAATCAAAACCCTTAGCCATATTAAATATACCCTATTTAGAGAACGACGATTTTTTAACCAAAGAGCTCAACGAGTTTTTGGAGCGTATTGCCTACGCCTATTCCTTTGTGTTGCTTATGGCTATTGGGGTTGCCTTTTTACTTTCAAAATACATTACCAAATCGCTTAAAACCATTAGCGATAAAATCAATACCACACGATTGGAAAAGCGCAACGAAAAAATTGTGATTCATGATACCAGCGAAGAAATTTCAACCCTCGTAAAATCGTACAATAGTATGATTGACGAGCTTGAAGAAAGCGCCGTACAATTGGCAAAAAGCGAGCGCGAACAAGCGTGGAGGGAAATGGCAAAACAAGTGGCACACGAAATTAAAAACCCGTTAACACCCATGCGTTTAACGGTTCAAAACTTTCAACGCAAATTTAATCCGCAGGACGAAAACATCGATAAAAAAGTAGATGAATACAGCAAAACCCTAATCCAGCAAATCGATACCATGAGTTCGATTGCCTCGGCATTTTCAAACTTTGCAAAAATGCCAGCGCAACAAAACGAAACCTTAAACGTGGTAAAAATCATTAAGCTGGCCTTAGATATTTTTAACGAAGATTATATTCATTTTCAAGCCGATGACGACGAGATTGTTGCCAAAATGGATCGCACACAACTTATTCGGGTGGTTACCAATTTGGTGAAAAACGGCATTCAATCCATTCCGGAAGATAGTGAGAACCCCAGCGTGGTGGTTCGGGTAACTTCCCAAAACGACCACATCAACATTGTGGTTTCCGATAACGGCAAAGGCATCTCCGAAGAAAATAAAACCAAGGTTTTCGAGCCCAAATTCACCACCAAAACCAGTGGCATGGGTTTAGGGTTAGCCATGGTAAAAAACATTGTGGAAACCTATAACGGCAGTATCACTTTTACATCAAAAAAAGATAAAGGCACAACATTTACAGTAACATTTCCAAAAGCATTACACCATGAATTACAATAA
- a CDS encoding CopD family protein, with amino-acid sequence MDDFLDYYQYIKAFHIIFIITWFAGLFYIPRLFVYQIEAYHKPAPDKDILGAQLKIMAKRLWHIITWPSAILATFFGILLFVLNPSLLHQPWMHVKLTFVVLLILYHLKTHQYFKQLQNGVVKKTSSFMRIWNEGATFILFAVIFLVILKSAINWVFGVVGIFVLGLLIMLGFKLYKNIREKNPEA; translated from the coding sequence ATGGATGATTTTTTAGACTATTACCAGTATATAAAAGCCTTTCATATTATTTTTATAATCACCTGGTTTGCCGGTTTATTTTACATTCCGCGCTTGTTTGTATATCAAATAGAAGCCTACCACAAACCCGCACCAGATAAGGATATTTTAGGCGCACAGCTTAAAATTATGGCAAAACGGCTGTGGCATATCATCACCTGGCCATCGGCTATATTAGCCACTTTTTTTGGCATCCTCTTATTTGTTTTAAACCCGTCTTTACTGCATCAACCGTGGATGCATGTTAAGCTTACCTTTGTGGTGCTCCTCATTTTATATCATTTAAAAACCCATCAATATTTTAAACAATTACAGAACGGTGTGGTAAAAAAAACATCCAGTTTTATGCGTATCTGGAACGAAGGCGCCACCTTTATCCTGTTTGCCGTCATCTTTTTAGTCATCTTAAAAAGCGCCATAAATTGGGTGTTTGGTGTAGTCGGCATCTTTGTTTTGGGTCTATTAATTATGCTCGGATTTAAACTTTACAAAAACATCAGGGAAAAGAATCCCGAAGCTTAA
- the hemH gene encoding ferrochelatase, with the protein MKGILLVNLGSPDSPTPKDVKKYLGEFLMDERVIDIPLIARTALVKGIILKTRPKQSAAAYKKIWWKEGSPLIVISERLQKKIQKQTTMPVALAMRYGSLTIKKGLQELVDKGVTEVLLFPLYPQFAMATTETITVLAEELRQQYFPQISIESVPAFYNKPDYIEVLSNSIKNHLKGIDYEHLLFSYHGVPERHIRKSDITNSHCKIDKSCCVTPSKAHEFCYRHQCLEVTRLVAEKLQLKENSYSTSFQSRLGFDPWLLPYTDRTIERLGKKGIKNMAIVTPAFVSDCLETLEEIAMEGQEIFHEMGGENFTTIPCLNDDQEFVDLLSGWINAWADKKLETV; encoded by the coding sequence ATGAAAGGAATATTACTAGTAAACCTTGGATCTCCAGACAGTCCAACCCCAAAAGATGTAAAAAAGTATTTAGGCGAATTTTTAATGGACGAGCGTGTTATCGATATTCCGCTCATTGCCCGTACCGCTTTGGTAAAAGGCATTATTTTAAAAACACGCCCCAAACAATCGGCGGCGGCTTATAAAAAAATATGGTGGAAAGAAGGCTCTCCGCTTATTGTAATCTCTGAGCGATTACAGAAAAAAATTCAAAAGCAAACCACGATGCCTGTGGCATTAGCCATGCGCTACGGTAGTTTAACCATTAAAAAAGGGCTTCAGGAATTGGTTGACAAAGGCGTTACCGAAGTATTGCTTTTTCCGTTATATCCGCAGTTTGCCATGGCAACAACTGAAACCATTACGGTTTTGGCCGAAGAACTTCGTCAGCAATATTTCCCGCAAATTTCCATTGAATCGGTACCTGCATTTTACAACAAACCCGATTATATCGAGGTGCTTTCAAACTCCATAAAAAACCATTTAAAAGGTATTGATTACGAGCACTTGTTGTTTTCGTATCACGGTGTACCCGAACGTCATATTCGAAAAAGCGATATTACAAACTCGCATTGCAAAATAGACAAAAGCTGTTGCGTAACCCCAAGTAAAGCCCACGAATTTTGTTACAGACACCAATGTTTGGAAGTTACCCGACTGGTTGCCGAAAAACTACAGCTAAAAGAAAACAGCTATTCCACATCCTTTCAATCGCGTTTAGGATTCGACCCATGGCTGTTACCGTATACCGACAGAACCATTGAGCGTTTAGGCAAAAAAGGCATTAAAAATATGGCCATCGTTACACCAGCATTTGTTAGCGATTGTTTAGAAACCTTAGAGGAAATTGCCATGGAAGGTCAAGAGATTTTCCATGAAATGGGCGGTGAAAATTTCACTACAATTCCGTGTTTAAACGACGACCAAGAGTTTGTTGATTTATTGTCTGGTTGGATAAACGCATGGGCAGACAAAAAGCTTGAAACCGTATAA
- a CDS encoding helix-turn-helix transcriptional regulator, with the protein MNSQEIAKKNIAESSFNETQVDEGFLVFTYKNDNNFVEKVTRAIDCDYIQFHFCVKGLSKFLFNEGRYALNIQEENSLLLYNPQRDLPINLEVNPNSWMVSLMISIKKFHGLFSQEADYISFLNEDNRDKKYYKDGVISPSMAIVLNQLISFNLNQSIKSLYFKGKAFELLSLYFNRSEDADIEQCPFLVDETNVIKIRKAKDIIISRMAEPPTLQELSDEIGLNLKKLKEGFKQIYGDSVFSFLFDYKMEFARKLLETGDHNVTEVGHKVGYSTSSHFIAAFKKKYGTTPKKYLMSQA; encoded by the coding sequence ATGAATAGCCAAGAAATTGCAAAAAAAAATATCGCTGAAAGTTCTTTTAATGAGACTCAAGTAGACGAGGGCTTTTTAGTTTTCACCTATAAAAACGATAACAACTTTGTTGAAAAAGTAACCCGTGCTATAGATTGCGACTACATCCAATTTCATTTTTGCGTTAAGGGGTTGAGTAAATTTCTTTTTAACGAAGGCCGATATGCTTTAAATATTCAAGAAGAAAACTCGTTGTTGCTTTACAATCCGCAACGCGATTTACCCATCAATTTAGAGGTGAATCCTAATTCGTGGATGGTATCTTTAATGATTTCAATTAAAAAATTTCACGGTTTGTTCTCTCAAGAAGCCGATTATATTTCATTTTTAAATGAAGATAACCGAGATAAAAAATACTATAAAGACGGCGTTATTTCGCCATCCATGGCCATTGTATTAAACCAATTAATAAGTTTTAATCTCAATCAGTCTATAAAAAGCCTTTATTTTAAAGGAAAAGCTTTTGAATTGTTAAGTTTGTATTTTAATAGAAGTGAAGACGCCGATATTGAGCAATGTCCGTTTTTAGTGGATGAAACCAACGTTATAAAAATACGAAAAGCCAAAGATATTATTATTTCCAGAATGGCAGAGCCCCCAACTTTACAGGAACTTTCTGATGAAATAGGATTGAACCTTAAAAAACTAAAAGAAGGCTTTAAGCAAATTTATGGCGATTCGGTTTTTAGCTTTTTATTTGATTACAAAATGGAATTCGCCAGAAAACTATTGGAAACCGGCGACCACAATGTTACCGAAGTTGGCCATAAAGTGGGTTACAGTACATCAAGCCATTTTATTGCTGCTTTTAAAAAGAAATACGGCACAACACCAAAAAAATATTTAATGTCTCAGGCATAA